From the genome of Desulfonatronum sp. SC1:
TGCGAACTGACCATCCAGGAGGTGGAGACGGTCGACCCGAACGAGGTGGCCCACGTAGGCAAGCGGCTGGGGGAGATTTTGGTGGAGCGAGGAGATGTCAAGCTCCAGGACCTGCAAGAGATTCTCAAGCAGCAGCGGCCCTTGGGCGAATTATTGACCCAGGCCGGATTGGTCAGCTCCCAGGGCCTGGAAGCCGCCCTGACCGAGCAAGAGGTGGTGCGGGAGGCTAGGGCGCCTCGGGTGGAGCACAAGGAGGCCGTGCCCAGTATCCGGGTGGAGGCCGCCAAGCTGGACAAGCTAGGGGACCTGGTGGGCGAACTGGTGATCGTCCAGGCCCGGTTGACCCAACTCGTGACCCAGCGCCATGACCCGGCCCTGGTCAGTTTGGCCGAGGAACTGGAGCGACTCAGCGATGAATTGCGGGACAACACCCTGGGTATCCGGATGTTGCCCATCGGCAGCACCTTCAACAAATTTTCGCGGCTGGTCCGGGATCTCTCCAAGGAATTGGGCAAGGAGATCGAGCTGGTCGCCCAGGGCGGTGAAACCGAACTGGACAAAAACGTGATCGAAAAGCTCAACGATCCCATGGTCCACCTTTTGCGCAATTCCATCGACCACGGGGTGGAGTCGCCAGAAGCCCGGCAGGCCAAGGGCAAGCCGCGCAAAGGCAGGATCACCCTCTCCGCCGAGCATGCCAGCGGCGAGGTCCTGATCCGGATCATGGACGACGGCGCGGGCATCGAACCGGCCAGGATACGGGCCAAGGCTCTGGAGAAAAGACTCATCTCCGCGGATTCCGCCCTTTCGGACGACGAGGTGCTGCAACTGGTCTTTCTGCCGGGGTTTTCCACCGCCGAACAGGTCAGCAACGTGTCCGGGCGGGGCGTGGGCATGGATGTGGTCAAGCGCGGCATCGACGCTTTGCGCGGGGTGATCAAGCTGGAGAGCGTCCCGAACAAGGGCACCAGCGTCCTGATCAAGCTGCCGCTGACCCTGGCGATCATCGACGGCTTGCAAGTGGAGGTGGCCCGGGAGCAATACGTCATCCCCTTGTCCGCGGTGGAGGAATGCGTCGAACTGGACCGCTTCACGTCGAATTTCGGCGAGAACGGGGAAATGATTAATCTGCGCGGAGAAGCCGTTCCGTTCATCCGCCTTCGGAATTGGTTCGACCAGCAGGGAGCGCTCCCGAGTATCGAGCAAGTGGTGATCGTCAACGTCCAGGAGCAGCGCGTCGGGCTGGTGGTGGACACGGTCATCGGCCAGCATCAGACTGTGATCAAAAGCCTGGGTTGGGTTTACCGCGAACTGGAAGGCATCTCCGGGGCGACCATCAACGGCGACGGCACCATGGCCCTGATCCTGGACGTCCAGGCCCTGGTCGGTGCCGCTGTGCGGAATGTCGTGCAAGGGGAGGGGTGAGAAGAAGGATTTCAGGAGTGCAACTACTCAGCTCTCAAAAAGACCGAGGAAGACAAGCGCCATTGTGCTTTGAACGACGACACTGCCGCCGGATGCGCTTCGCTTATCCGGTCCACATAGCGGGCTCGTTTCTGATGTAGGCCGGATAAGGCGAAAGCCGCATCCGGCACGTCAACTTTTCAATCGCTGAACCGTGAATCGCTGAACCCCCGAAGGGGCAAAGTCCATGAACAACGAAGATATTTCCACCAAACTGGCCAGGCTGGAACGGTTATACGAGCAGGCTCGGCGGGAAGCCGATGAGAACGCCAAGGCCCGGGACGTGTTGCTGGGCCGGATCAGTCATGAGTTGCGAACGCCGCTGAACGCGATCATGGGCATGTCCGAGTTGCTGTCCGAGACCGGTCTCGACTCCACCCAGGCCAACTACTTGTCCATGATCGGAACGTCCACGTCCCAGTTGCTCCGACTGGTCAACGAGATCCTGGATTTTTCCCGGTTGCGCTCCGAAGCGGAGGACGAAGAATCGGAGGATTACACCATTGCCGGGGATATCCTGCCTCGGCTGCATTCCCATGAGCAGCAAGCCCTGGAAAAAGATCTGCACTTTTTCGTGTATGTTTCGCCGGATGTCTCCGGAGTCTTGCACGGCGTTTCGGGCTGGATCGCCCAGGTGACGCAGTTGCTGGTGGATAATGCGGTCAAGTTCACGGACTCCGGCGAGGTGCTGGTGCAGTTCGGTCGGGGACAGGACAAGAATGGGGCGCCGACGTTGTGCATCAAGGTCACGGACACCGGTATCGGAATACCCAAGGAAAGCCAGGAGGCGATCTTCGACAAGCTGGTCACCGGGCCTCACTCCAGGCGTTTCGGCGGTTTGGGCATGGGGCTGGCCGTGACCCGGGAGCTTGTGGAGAAAATGGGCGGCGAGATCGTCGTGGACAGTGATTTGTACCTGGGCAGCACGTTTTCCGTTTCTCTGCCACTGCCGAGGCCAGCGATCATGCCGTCGATTTCTGACGCGCCTCGCGGTCCGTTTTCGATCCTCCTGGCCGAGGACGAGCCGGTCAACAAGTTCATGACGGAACAATTGCTGTCCAAGCATGGGCACCGGGTGCTTGCCGTGGACGACGGTGAACAAGCTCTGGAAGCCTTGTCCGAAGCGAAGTTCGATTTGATTCTAATGGATATCTCCATGCCCGTCATGGATGGTCTGGAGGCGACCAGGATCATCCGTTCCGGAGAGAGAACCGGCATCGACAAGGATATCCCCATCATCGCCCTGACCGCCATGGTCCTGCCGGTGGATCGCAAACGTTGCCTGGCCGCCGGCATGAACGCCTTCGTGACCAAGCCGGTGGAAACCTCGAAGCTGGAAGAGGTGATGCATGAGGTTTTGGCCGCATGATGGTCCAGTAGGGGGCACGGCGCGCCGTGCTCCTACTGGGAGTAATGCCGTTTGTCGACTGATTCCAACCCCTCCCTGATATGTCAATCAATCCTGAATCATCCCCCGCTTTTTCCTTGCGGTTGCCCGCGAGGTTCTCATCGTGCGATTCAGAATGCGTCCGGTGATGGACGGCGGTGCGCCGCCCCGGAGTGTTTGTCCGTGAAGACGACGTCCTGGCGCAATCTTTTCGAGGCTCGCTCTCTACTCGTCCTGGGCCTTGTGCTGACGGTCGGGCTGGCATGCAGCTGGTGGTCCGTGCGCACAGCCGACCGAGTGATGCGCGAGGACTTGCTGCGTCAGGCCTTGTTGGTGACCCAGGCGGTGAATCCGGAGTGGGTGCGAAATCTTGCCGGAGACCGGGCCGACATGGAAACGGTTCAGTATGCACGGCTCAAGGAACATCTGCGGCTGACCAAGCTGATCGACGACCGTTGGGAATGGACCTATCTGATGGGTCGTCGAGACGACGGGACGATCTTCTTTTATGTGGATTCCGAGCCGGACACGGATTGGGACGCATCGCCGCCCGGACAGGTTTACGAGGAGGTCACGGACCCGCTCCTGGAGGTCTTCAATTCCGGACGGGCCTTGGTGGAAGGCCCTGAGACGGATCGATGGGGTACCTGGGTCAGCGCTCTGGTCCCTCTGATCGACCCGGTTGACGGCACTTTGCTGGCCGTGACGGGAATCGACGTGGAGGCCGGGGACTGGCGTCGTTCGGCGTTGCGGGCCGGATTTTTCCCGGCCTTAATGACTCTGGTTCTGGCCGCCGTGCTGATGACCGGACATGTGTTACTTGCCGTTCGTCGGGAGCGGGAGGCCGAGGCGGCCAGGAAACTCGGGCTTCCCCTGGAAGCCGTGCTGACCTTGCTTCTCGGGCTGATCCTGACGGCAAGTATGGTCTGGACCCTGCACCGAGCCGAATACCGGTACCACTTCAAGACCTTCGCCTTGCTGGCCAACGTTAAATCGGCCCAGATTCTCGAGAGCTTCCGCTCTCTCGCCCAAAGTGAAATCCCCAGCTTGGCCTCCTTGCTTGAACTCAATCCAGCGCTCACGAGCGATGCGTTTTCCCGGTACACGACTTACTTGCTGGGGAATCCGGCCGTACGGGCCTGGATGTGGTTGCCTGTCGTGCCGGCGACGGAGCACGTGGGCCTGGAGCAGTGTTCTTCCCTTGTCCGGATTTGTTCCTGGATGTGTCCCCATGGGGAGACGGAAGCGGAAGGGCGTGGGGGCGAGCTTGGAAACGGGCCGAACGGAGTATCGCCATGGTTCAGTGACCATCGTGCCCCCGTGGCGCTTGTAGCGCCTCTTGCTCAAAACCGGGATCTACCGGGCCGGGATGCGACGGGTTGCTCCTTTCTGCGAGCGGCTTTGGACATGACCCGGCTGACGGGCATGGTTTCCGGAAGCGATGCCTTCATCTTGCCCGAGGGGCCAACCGAAGGCTGGACTATTTTTGTCGCCCTTTCGATCCCTTCGTCTTCCTCTGATGATTCTTCCTCCGTTGCCCTCGGTTCCGGTGCGTTTCCGGACGGGTTTGCCGCCGCCCTGGTCAACGTGGATTCACTGGTTCGAGGCTCGCTGGACGCCGATTCCTTCACCAACGGCGAGCCTCTGACCCTCATCGATTTTTATCAACTGCATCCGGAGCAGGGCAAAATACCGATGGGGACCGCGTCGGAGCAGAGCGGTTCGCGAAGATACACCTCCTTTGTCCTGGCCAGGCCGGTAATGGCCTTTGGCAAGACCTACGCCGTGGAGATTCGCCCGACCCGGGCCTTTGAGAGAGCCAATCCTGCCATGGCCGGTTGGATGGCGGCCCTGTCCGGCTTGATGGTGACCGGGGCCGTTGGATTGGTGGTCGGGGTGATGGTTCAGCGTCGCGAGCAGCTTCGGCGTCTGGTCGCCGAGCGGACCCAGGCGCTTCGGGACAGCCGGAACCAGTTTCAATCCTTGGTGGACAATATTTCAGGGGCCGTCTACCGGCGGGAGGCTGGTTCCGGGCATGCTTTGCTGTTCATCAGCGATCCGGTGGAGACGATCGTCGGTCATCCGGCCAAGGCCTTTTTGGGGCCCGAACCGTCATTGACTCACTGGGACGTCGTTCACCCCGACGACCTGGAGTATGTCCAGCGATCTGTATTCCAGGCTTTTTCCGAAGGCATTCCGTGGGAAGTGGAGTACCGGGTGCTGCATCGAGATGGAAGCGTACGCTGGGTTTACGAAAAGGGGAAACTGGTCAGGGGGGCAGATGGACGGGCCGTTTACCTGGATGGTTTCCTCCTGGATGTCACGGATCGTCGCGAAGCCGAAGAAAGACTGTTGGAATCGGCTCAGGAGATGTTCAGCAAAAATCTTGAGCTGGATGCCGCCCTGTCCCGAGCCGAGGAAGCGACCCTGGCGAAAAGTCAGTTTCTGGCCAACATGAGTCATGAAATCCGGACCCCGCTGAACGGGATCATGGGCATGGCCGAGTTGGCACAAGATCCCGGTGGCGGGGTGCATCCGACACTGGCCTTGCGGACAATTGTCACGGAAGCCGAAGCGTTGATGCGCATCATCAACGACATTTTGGACTTTTCCAAGCTCGAAGCCGGACAAGTGGTATTGGAAGCCGCGGCCTTTGATCTCAGTGACGTTTTCAACCAGTTGCGGGAGACTCTGAGCGTACTGGCCCGGCGCAAGGGGTTGCGATACGTTTCCAGCGTTTCTCCGGACATTCCCCGGTTCCTTGTGGGAGATGCCGCACGATTGCGTCAGGTTTTGCTGAACCTTGGCGGCAACGCGATCAAATTCACCCATGTCGGCGAGGTGTCGGTTTCAGCGCAGCAGATCGAACCGCGTAATGGTTCGGCGCGGATTCGCTTCGAGGTTCGGGATACGGGAATCGGGATTCCCGAACAGAAACATTCCCTGGTTTTCGAGAGTTTCACCCAGGCCGACAGCTCCACGACCCGTGAATATGGGGGGACGGGCCTGGGATTGGCCATCACCAAGCGCTTTGTGGAGCTGATGGGTGGAGACGTTGTCCTGGAAAGCCCCAAGGGGCAAGGATGTATCTTCAGCTTCGCCCTGGATCTGCCAACGGTCCTGGAGTTGGACATGCTTTTGCCCTCGATCCGGGAAGAACAGGAGACGGCGTCCAATGTCGAGTCCGGGTGGGTGCCGGGAGCCTTTCCGTGTCGGGTTCTCCTGGTGGAAGACTATCCCACGAACCGGCAAGTGGCCTTATACCATCTGTGCAGCGCCGGCTGCACCGTGGATGTGGCCACGAACGGTCTGGATGCGATCCGGGCGTTCCAGTCGAAGCGCTACGATCTGATCCTGATGGACGTCCAGATGCCGATCATGGACGGTTTCGAGGCGACGAGGGAGATCAGGAAATTGGAAAGCGGGGTTCACGGTTCACGGTTCAACGGTTCAACGGTTGGAGAAGGTGGCGATCAGCAGATTGCTCCTCAGGTTTCAGGTCTCAGCCTTCAGCCATTTCGTCGAACGCCCATCATCGCCATGACCGCCCATGCGGTGGCGGGGTATCGGGAGAAATGTCTGGCGGCGGATATGGATGATTATTTGGCCAAGCCCATGCGGCGTGTGGAATTGTTGGCCATGGTGGGCAAGTGGATCGGCAGGACGGCACCACTGGAGAACCGCGCGGAGGTTGCTTCAGTTCCGGTTCAGCCGAAGACGGCCGGTCCCGGTGAGGCGCCCATGGACTACCAGCGGGCTGTGGAGGAATTCGAGGGGGATCAGGATTTGCTGGACGAGGTGCTGCATGGCTTTCTGGGGAATCTGGAGCGGCAGATTCCGCGGATGGAAGAGGCCCTGGCCGCTGGAGACGCCCGGGGTGTTGCCGAAGAGGCCCACGCCGTCAAGGGCGGGGCGGCCAATCTGCTGGCGGAGAATTTGGCCCAGGCGGCCAATGATTTGGAATGGATCGGACGAGCGGGAGACGTTGCGGGTCTCGAGGAGCCTCTGGAACGGCTTCGAGGTGCATATCGCGCATTGTCGGCGTTTGTTCAAGGGAGGACATCATGAAGTGCCTGGTGGTGGACGATGAGTTGGTCAGTCGGCGAAAACTGAAGAGAATCATGGAATCATTCGGCCCCTGCGATGAAGTGGAAAACGGGGATCAGGCCGTTTTGGCCGTGATCAAAGCCATGAACCTGGGCGAGCCCTACGAAGTGATCATGATGGACCTGATGATGCCGGTGATGGACGGTCACGAAGCCCTGCGACGCATCCGGGCCATGGAAAAGGAACGTCGGGTTGCCCCGGGCCGAGAAGCACGGGTGGTCGTGATTTCCAGCCTGGAGGATCAGAAAAATGTCTGTCAGGCCTTTTTCAAGGGCTTGGCCAGCGCCTATGTGACCAAGCCGGTGAATCGGGAGTCCGTCCTCGCGGCGTTGCGGACTCTGAATCTGGGGTAGGTTTGCTGATAATTTGCAACCGGTCATCGGCTCACGGGGTATGTCGAAAGGAGAACGAGATGAAAAGTCTGGTGGTGGACGACGAGTTGGTCAGTCGGAGCAAGTTGAAAAAAATCATGGAAGCCTTCGGTCCGTGCGATGCCGTGGAAAACGGGGAAGAAGCGGTGGCGGCCTTTATCAACGCCCTTGATCGGGGGGAGCCCTACACGGTGATCTTGATGGATCTGATGATGCCGGTGATGGACGGTCATGAGGCGCTGCGGCGTATCCGGGACATCGAGCAGGAACGGCGGATCGTGCCGGGCGAAGAGACGCGGGTAATCGTGGTTTCCTGCCTGGAGGATCAGAAAAACGTCTGTCAGGCCTTTTTCAAAGGCTTGGCCAGCGTTTACGTGACCAAGCCGGTGAACCGGGAAGTCGTGGACACGGCGTTACGTTCGTTGACTCTGGAGTAGCAGTCCGTTGAAAAACTCCCAATTGCTGCGTTGCCGCAAAAAATTCAAACTCTCACGTATGAATAAATACGCTTCGAACTTGATTTTTTTTGCGCCTTGCACTTAGGGGTTTTTGAGCGAACTGCCGGATATGTTTTTTTTCAACATTCAGGTAGTCCGCATCCATGCCCCAGCCTTTGTTGTTTCCGCCGTCCATTTGTCCGGCGACGTCTCTGCCGGTCCGCACTCCCCCGGAATGGTCCGGGATCGCACTCTCCAACCAATACAGGGCGACCTTCAGTGTGATCGGCGAGGCCATCCTTCATGTGGCCTTGGAGGGGAAGGTCGATCCGGTAGGAACGGCCGCGGCGCTTCGGGAGCGTCGTCGGGTGTTGCTCGAGTCCGGGCTGATGGACCGGCCATTCGTGGAAATTCGGAACCACGGCGAGATTATCGGTATTCCATCCAAGGAAAGCCGGATGCTGTTGACCAATGCCCTGGTTGAGGACATCCGAGCCGGTCGGTTGGTCGGGTTTTGGGTTTATAACGCACCCGTGCTGATCCGGGCGATGATCAACGTCGGTGCCCGACTGCACGACATCACCATCCCCACCGGCGCGGTTCGGGACTACCAGACCGCGATGCGCTCGGCGCTGCGGGTTTTGCCCGTAGCCGCGTTCCTACCGGCCGGCTCGACATCAGAGCTCGTGAGGGCGGCTTGGACCTTGGAATTGGATGGCTATGGGGTTCGGATCGAACTGGTGGAGCCGGACATCCTGTACACCGTGGCCCAAGGTGCGCTGCGGGAGGAACATGTTGACCCGATTTTCGATCTCTATGCCCAGATTTTGGAAGAAAGCGGGCTGGTTGAACTGGGGTATTGCTATCGGGTGGTCAACGGCGAGCGGATCGCCGGGTTTTCCTGGAAGGCCCGCAAAAGGTTCATCCAGAGGGTTCTCGCTATGCAGGAAATGGTCTCCTGTCGGGCGTACCTGGCCTTTGGCGTGAATACCATAACCAGGGGCGTCATGGCCCTGAACAGGCCGTATGTTCCGTTTCCGGTGCTTTCAGTCCGGGACTACGACGAGGCGATGCAAACCATCGGTTCGCTCCGTGACGACAAACGAAACAAGGCCGGAGGGACCGATACGGTCTATACGGCGGCCCAGGTCCAGTCCTTTGCCGATGAACTGTTGGAGTACATCGGGAACATCAACTGGGATCAGCCCGCCCTGGAATGGAGGGAGTTGGCCTGGGATCATCCCTTCAAGCATGTGTTCGACGCCGTGACCGTGGTCAAGGGCGACGTCGTTGATCTACTGGATGAGCGCCGCCAAGCCGAGCAGGTGCTCAAGGAGAGCGAGGAGAAGTACAGGAATATTCTGGACAATATCGAAGACGGCTACTTCGAATTGGATTTAGCGGGGCGGTTTACGTTTTACAACGATTCCCTGTGTTGGATACTCGGGGCTTCCCGGGCTGAATTGCATGGCGTGAACATCCGTGATCGTCTGCGGCCAGAGTCCGTGAGCATTTTGGACAGCGCCTTGGATACGGTCCAACAAACCCAGGCGGGATTTGGCTACCTGGAACTCAGGATGTGCGTCGAAGACGAAGATCTGGTGGTGGAAACATCCATTTCCCTGCTACGGAATCGAGATGGGGCGTTGATGGGCTACTCGGGCCTGCTGCGGGACGTTACGGAGCGCAAGCAGTCCGAGCAGGCCCGGCACGAAGCCCGGCTGGCCGAGGCTTCCAGCCGGACCAAGAGCGAATTTTTGGCCAATATGAGCCATGAAATCCGCACGCCGCTCAACGCCATCATCGGGATGACCGAGTTGTCCTTGGAGGAGGCCCTGGACGACGCGCTACGAGAAGCCCTGCACGTCATCTCCCGCGAGGCCAATGCTCTTCTGGAAATCATCAATGAAATCCTGGATTTTTCCAAAATCGAGGCCGGGAAGCTGGACTTCGAACGGATCGACTTCGACTTGCGGTACGTTCTGGATCATGTGGTGGAAAGCTTCGTGATTCAAGCCGAGGCCAAGGGGCTCGAACTGATTGTTTTTCAGGCCCCGGACGTGCCTGTTCGACTTGTGGGCGATCCGGGTCGGTTGCGCCAGGTGCTGCTGAATCTGGTGGGCAATGCCCTGAAATTCACCCATGCGGGCGAGGTGGTTCTTTCCGTGGAGGTGGCCAGTGACCATGGAGAAGCGATTGTCCTCCGATTTTCGGTCAGGGATACGGGAATCGGAATCCCCCCTGATAAACAAGCTCTTGTCTTCGAGAGTTTTACCCAGGTGGACGATTCCACTACCCGGCTTTACGGAGGCACCGGCCTGGGCTTGTCCATTTGCAAGCGGTTCGTGGAGTTGATGGGCGGAGAAGTCGGCCTGGAAAGCCAGGTCGGGCAAGGCAGCTCGTTCTGGTTCACCCTCCCTCTCCACCGGCAGGTTTCCCCGGACCCGACGCCCGCGCCCAGGGTTTGCCTGCCGGGCAGCCGTATCCTGGTGGTGGACGACAATACGGCCAATCGAGGTATTCTGCTGGAGTATTTGCGTTCTTGGGAGTGCGAGGCCGTGTGGGCCGATTCCGCCGTCGCGGCCCTTCGCGTCCTGGAACGATGCCAAGCGGAGGATCGACCGGTGGACATGCTGCTCTCGGATGTCGGGATGTCCGGGGTGAACGGATTCGAGCTGGCCGCCGAGATTCGCCGACTGGAACGGGAGGGCGACGCCCGGAAAGGAAACGCCGAGGTTTTGCCGTTGCCGATAATTCTACTATCATCATCGGGGTATCGCGGGGACGGGGCATTGTGCATGAAAATCGGCATCCAGGGCTACCTGCCCAAACCCGTTCGAAGGGAGGAACTGGGCAAGGCCATGGAGACCGTCCTGGGCTTCGCATCGTTCGGAGCGACGCGGCACCGTTTGGTGACCCGACACAGTCTGGCCGAGGAACGTGATCGCCCGTGCGGTCTGGACGAGTCGGGCGCGGTGCGGTCTGATGCCCGGATTCTGCTGGCCGAAGACTACCCCACCAACCGCCAGGTGGCCCAGCGCCATCTCCAATCCGCCGGATACCGGGTGGACATTGCGGAGAACGGTCGGCAAGCCCTGGAACTGTGCGCCAAGACCGCATATGATCTGATCCTGATGGACATCCAGATGCCGGAAATGGACGGCTGGGAAGCCACGCGGCGCATTCGCGCAGCGGAGTGCAGAGGAGAGGAGTCCGACGTCGGACGTCGGACGTCGGACGTCGCAGATCGGATTTCCGGCCCTCAGGTCTCAAGTCTCAGCCCTCAGCCCACCCACCGGCGTACACCGATCATCGCCATGACCGCCCATGCGCTCAAAGGCTATCGGGAACAGTGTCTGGCTCAGGGCATGGACGACTATCTCACCAAGCCCGTGCGGAGGGTCGAATTGCTGGCCATGGTTCGGAAGTGGCTGCGACCGGAGAAGGGCGAGGTCGGCGAGGGGCAAGTCAGGGCCGGGGATGGGAACGCAAGCGATCATCTCGCGGGAGCGGACGGGCCGACGTATCGGGATGATGGCCCCCCCATGGACTTTGCCGTGGCCTTGGAGGAGTTTGAGGGAGACCGGGACCTGCTCGAAGAGGTGATCACGGGTTTTTTGGAACAGGCTCGGCACCAGCTTGATCTGCTGGACCGGGCCGCTGTCCGGGGGGACACCGGAACCTTGACCCGTGAGGCCCATGCGATCAAGGGGGGCGCGGCGAATTTGACCGCGAAGTCTCTGTCCGAGGTGGCCGCGCGCCTGGAACGCGGAGCCAGGGCCGATGACCTGGAAGAGGCCGCGCCGCTGGTGGCGCGGCTCCGGCATGAGTTGGAGCGATTGAACGGATATGTGAAAGAGAGGCAATAATGGGACGTTTCACGATCAATGGTCGGATTTGGCGAACGCTGGCCCTGGCGGCGTGCAGGCTTGTCGGACTAGGGCTGGTCGGGCTGGCGCTGGGCGGATGCACCGATTCCCCGGAGCGGGAAGCGGCGGTTCAATCCGGGAAAGATCCGGCCCGGCTGGTGCTCTACAATTGGGAGGATTATCTGGGCCGGGACACGCTGGATCTGTTTCAGCGGGCCACGGGCATCCAGGTGGAGCTGCGCAC
Proteins encoded in this window:
- a CDS encoding chemotaxis protein CheA; the protein is MSREEQMEQTRKAYLEEARELLGDLEDALLELESSPEDHELINRVFRSMHTIKGSGAMFGFDDIALFTHELETVFDLVRNDELRVSPELLDLTLKSRDLILEMLHQDGCHASTCQSESERIVTRLRGFLEQAGKGPSGSIADESDAERTEATGSVGEVSTVYRVRFKPDARILLTGTNPLALLEELVELGNCRVVARTENIPKLDEMDPVSCYTWWDMILVTSRGKEAIHDVFIFVEDDCELTIQEVETVDPNEVAHVGKRLGEILVERGDVKLQDLQEILKQQRPLGELLTQAGLVSSQGLEAALTEQEVVREARAPRVEHKEAVPSIRVEAAKLDKLGDLVGELVIVQARLTQLVTQRHDPALVSLAEELERLSDELRDNTLGIRMLPIGSTFNKFSRLVRDLSKELGKEIELVAQGGETELDKNVIEKLNDPMVHLLRNSIDHGVESPEARQAKGKPRKGRITLSAEHASGEVLIRIMDDGAGIEPARIRAKALEKRLISADSALSDDEVLQLVFLPGFSTAEQVSNVSGRGVGMDVVKRGIDALRGVIKLESVPNKGTSVLIKLPLTLAIIDGLQVEVAREQYVIPLSAVEECVELDRFTSNFGENGEMINLRGEAVPFIRLRNWFDQQGALPSIEQVVIVNVQEQRVGLVVDTVIGQHQTVIKSLGWVYRELEGISGATINGDGTMALILDVQALVGAAVRNVVQGEG
- a CDS encoding response regulator — its product is MNNEDISTKLARLERLYEQARREADENAKARDVLLGRISHELRTPLNAIMGMSELLSETGLDSTQANYLSMIGTSTSQLLRLVNEILDFSRLRSEAEDEESEDYTIAGDILPRLHSHEQQALEKDLHFFVYVSPDVSGVLHGVSGWIAQVTQLLVDNAVKFTDSGEVLVQFGRGQDKNGAPTLCIKVTDTGIGIPKESQEAIFDKLVTGPHSRRFGGLGMGLAVTRELVEKMGGEIVVDSDLYLGSTFSVSLPLPRPAIMPSISDAPRGPFSILLAEDEPVNKFMTEQLLSKHGHRVLAVDDGEQALEALSEAKFDLILMDISMPVMDGLEATRIIRSGERTGIDKDIPIIALTAMVLPVDRKRCLAAGMNAFVTKPVETSKLEEVMHEVLAA
- a CDS encoding ATP-binding protein, with protein sequence MKTTSWRNLFEARSLLVLGLVLTVGLACSWWSVRTADRVMREDLLRQALLVTQAVNPEWVRNLAGDRADMETVQYARLKEHLRLTKLIDDRWEWTYLMGRRDDGTIFFYVDSEPDTDWDASPPGQVYEEVTDPLLEVFNSGRALVEGPETDRWGTWVSALVPLIDPVDGTLLAVTGIDVEAGDWRRSALRAGFFPALMTLVLAAVLMTGHVLLAVRREREAEAARKLGLPLEAVLTLLLGLILTASMVWTLHRAEYRYHFKTFALLANVKSAQILESFRSLAQSEIPSLASLLELNPALTSDAFSRYTTYLLGNPAVRAWMWLPVVPATEHVGLEQCSSLVRICSWMCPHGETEAEGRGGELGNGPNGVSPWFSDHRAPVALVAPLAQNRDLPGRDATGCSFLRAALDMTRLTGMVSGSDAFILPEGPTEGWTIFVALSIPSSSSDDSSSVALGSGAFPDGFAAALVNVDSLVRGSLDADSFTNGEPLTLIDFYQLHPEQGKIPMGTASEQSGSRRYTSFVLARPVMAFGKTYAVEIRPTRAFERANPAMAGWMAALSGLMVTGAVGLVVGVMVQRREQLRRLVAERTQALRDSRNQFQSLVDNISGAVYRREAGSGHALLFISDPVETIVGHPAKAFLGPEPSLTHWDVVHPDDLEYVQRSVFQAFSEGIPWEVEYRVLHRDGSVRWVYEKGKLVRGADGRAVYLDGFLLDVTDRREAEERLLESAQEMFSKNLELDAALSRAEEATLAKSQFLANMSHEIRTPLNGIMGMAELAQDPGGGVHPTLALRTIVTEAEALMRIINDILDFSKLEAGQVVLEAAAFDLSDVFNQLRETLSVLARRKGLRYVSSVSPDIPRFLVGDAARLRQVLLNLGGNAIKFTHVGEVSVSAQQIEPRNGSARIRFEVRDTGIGIPEQKHSLVFESFTQADSSTTREYGGTGLGLAITKRFVELMGGDVVLESPKGQGCIFSFALDLPTVLELDMLLPSIREEQETASNVESGWVPGAFPCRVLLVEDYPTNRQVALYHLCSAGCTVDVATNGLDAIRAFQSKRYDLILMDVQMPIMDGFEATREIRKLESGVHGSRFNGSTVGEGGDQQIAPQVSGLSLQPFRRTPIIAMTAHAVAGYREKCLAADMDDYLAKPMRRVELLAMVGKWIGRTAPLENRAEVASVPVQPKTAGPGEAPMDYQRAVEEFEGDQDLLDEVLHGFLGNLERQIPRMEEALAAGDARGVAEEAHAVKGGAANLLAENLAQAANDLEWIGRAGDVAGLEEPLERLRGAYRALSAFVQGRTS
- a CDS encoding PleD family two-component system response regulator, translating into MKCLVVDDELVSRRKLKRIMESFGPCDEVENGDQAVLAVIKAMNLGEPYEVIMMDLMMPVMDGHEALRRIRAMEKERRVAPGREARVVVISSLEDQKNVCQAFFKGLASAYVTKPVNRESVLAALRTLNLG
- a CDS encoding response regulator, translating into MKSLVVDDELVSRSKLKKIMEAFGPCDAVENGEEAVAAFINALDRGEPYTVILMDLMMPVMDGHEALRRIRDIEQERRIVPGEETRVIVVSCLEDQKNVCQAFFKGLASVYVTKPVNREVVDTALRSLTLE